GAGATTTGTGAAGCCGTATCTTTGAGATCAACTTCAACTGTTCATGGCCATTTAAAAAGGTTAGAAAAAAAAGGCATGATCAAAAGAGATCCATCTAAGCCAAGAGCTTTAGAAATAGCAGAACTTTCAGCTTCAAAAAAAGAAATGATTAATATTCCCATTATAGGTAAGATTACAGCAGGTCTTCCAATACTTGCAACTGAGAATATAGAGGATACATTTCCAATACCCTTAGATTATATAAAACATGACAAGGAACTTTTTATGCTTCGCGTTTCTGGCCAAAGCATGATTAATGTAGGTATTAGAGATAATGATTTAGCTATTATAGAAAATTCACAAGATGCAATAAATGGTGATATAGTAGTTGCTTTGATAGATGATAGTGCTACAATAAAGAGGTTTTTTAAAGAAAAGAATCATATTAGACTTCAACCTGAAAATGATACCATGGACCCTATAATAGTAAATGATTGTAAAATTTTAGGTAAGCTTGTTGGAATATTTAGATCTTTTAAGTAGAGAACTAAAAGTGAGAATCGAAATTTTACATTTCGTTCTTCGAACTTTCACACAGTGCAATCTTTGATTTTGTGTGAATCACTTACTCAACGAATGCATGTGAGTCGAGTTTCCTTTAAATAATATTTTAGGTTCAAAAAAATGCATGATTAATAAAAAACAGACTATTTAAAATTGTCAACGCCCTTTTATTCTGGGAATTGATAATTTAAATAGTCTATTTTTTAGCACTTTAATCTATGATAACAGATAAAATATTAACTCTTTAAAAGCATAACATTTGCTATTCTACTTCTAATACTTTACTTAATCCAATAAGTATTCCTATTTTACCATGATCAAAGTTTAGTCCACCTTGAATATAAGCTATATACGGTTCTCTTACAGGTCCATCTGCAGATAATTCAATAGTTGATCCAGAAATAAATGCGCCTGCTGCCATAACAATTTCACTATCATATCCTGGCATAGCCCATGGTTCACATACTGCAAACGCATCTATTGGTGATCCTGCTTGTATTCCACTACAGAAGTTAATTAATTTTCTAGGATCTCCAAATTCTATCGCTTGAATTATGTCTGTCCTCTTATCTGTTGATGCTGGGAATACTTTAAATCCAACGATTTCCATTACACGTGCACAAAAAATCGCAGTTTTTACAGCTTCTATAGCTACATGAGGAGCTGAGAATAATCCTTGATAAAAACTTCTCATAAGTCCATAAGTGGCACCATACTCCCCTCCTACACCTGGCACGGTCATTCTATTAGCAGCTGAATCTACATATTCTTTTTTTCCTACAACATATCCGCCACCTGGTGCAATTCCACCACCTATGTTTTTCATAAGTGAGCCAGCCATAATATCAGCACCAAATTCTGTAGGCTCAACAGTTTCAATAAATTCTCCATAACAGTTATCTACAAATATGATTACATCTGAGCGAACTTCTCTTATATGATTAATAACTTCTGCTATTTCTGATACTAAAAATGATTTCCTTGATGCATATCCTGTGCTTCTTTGTATATGTACAAGCTTTATATTAAGGTCAGCTTTTAGAGCTTCTTTGATCTTATCAAATTGGAATTTACCATCATTATCTAAGTCTACTATATCAGTTTTTATTCCATATTCATCTAAAGAACCAGAATTTTTCTTTTTTGATAACCCAAGAACACCAAGTAAGGTATCATAAGGAAGTCCGGAAACACAAAGTATTTTATCACCTGGTTTTACGTTACCAGCAATAGCACACCCAATGGCATGAGTCCCGCTAACAAAATGTGGACGAACAAGTCCAGCTTCAGTATTGAAAATCCTAGCATATACCTTGTCTAAAGCATCCCTTCCTAAATCATCAAGTCCATATCCTGTAGTATTAGTAAAGTGAGAATCACTTATTTTTTCAGCTTGAAAAGCTCTTAGAACTTTCAGTTGATTAAATTCTCTGATTTCATCATATTCTTTAAATTGATCTTCCGTATCGGATATAGCCTGTCTGTATATTTTAAATGTTTTTTCACTTATGTTGTAATTATTAATTAAAAGTTCTTCTGTTTTTTTTAGCATATCTAATTTCTCCTCAGTATATATAAATTAAGAAACCCAACTCACATTCGTTAGCTTGGGAAATTCCACCAAACATATAAAAAAGTTATGTTTGAAAATTAAAGTGTCAAATTAAAAGGAAACTCGAGAATTTGAATATAAGAAACATGTCTTACACTCGCTATCAGTGGAAGTTCAAGTAACCAAATATAAAATTTGGAGCATCAAAACGTTCACTCCAAATTAGAGACTCACACAAAATAAATAGGCAAAATTAATGCCTATTTACTAATTACTTTCGTATTCATTATCTGTAAATAAAATTGGTTGAATTGGCGTTATAGTTGATATTGAATGCTTATATATAAGCATTTGTTTATTATCGCAGTCTAAAATAACAGTAAAATTATCAAAACCTTTTACAATACCCTTTAATTGAAATCCATTTAATAAATGAACAGTTAATTGTAACTTATTTTTTCTTGCGTTGTTTAAAAAAATATCTTGTAGATTGCTTTGTTGTTTATTTACCAAAATATAACACCTCCATAAATAATTTTATCCGATAACTAGCATCCATAACCCTCCGCCTTTTTTAAGTATGAGGTAACGGTTGCACGTTTCTGGACATTGTGACCCTTGTGGTTACGTGGTCCTCCTTGTGGGGATAAGTTCAGCTAAGATTCAGATGGTAATTAAACCACACCTGAATCAAATTTCACTTGATATTAATATTATAACCCTAGTTGTTTCTTATGTCATTAATAACTTTATCTAAAATTTCATCATCACTCATTTTATCTTTATCTAAAAATACACATCGAGTGTCGCGTCTAAACCAGGTTAATTGTCTTTTAGCATAGTTTCTTGATCCTTGCTTTATCATATTAATTGCTTCCTTTAAAGAAATTTTACCTTCCAAATGATATAAAATTTCTTTATATCCTATGCCTTGCATTGATTGAATATCTGAAGTATATCCCATTTCTTTTAATCTTATACATTCATCTAATAGTCCTTTTTCCATCATGATATCTACTCTTTTATTTATTCTTTCATATAACTTTTCCCTATCCATAGTTAATACATAATAGTATATATCATAATTACTACTATAAAAATCTTCTCCAGCATTATAAGAACTAAATGGTTTATTTGTAAGTTTAAACACTTCTAATGCTCTAATAACTCTTTTTCTGTTATTAGGATGTATTTCTTCGTAGCTTATAGGATCGCATTCTTTTAACATTTCATGTATGTATATATTACCTTTTTCTAGGGCTAAACTTTCTAAGTATTTTCTATAGTTTTCATCTTTTTCTGCTTCTGTAAAAGTCATATTGCAAGTTAACGAATTAATATACAGCCCTGTTCCACCAGATATTATTGGTAATTTCCCTTTCGAAACAATCTCATTTAACGCTTTATCACCATATTCTTTAAAATCAGCCACTGAAAATAGAACATCAGGAGTTATAGTATTAATTAGATAATGCTTAATTCCATCCATCTCATCTTTTGTTACTTTCGCAGAACCAATATCCATATATTTATAAATTTGCATAGAGTCAGCTGAAATAATTTCTCCATTTAATTTCTTTGCGAGTTTTATAGAAAGATCAGTCTTCCCCACTGCGGTTGGACCTCCAATTACTAATAATTTTTGTTTCATTATTTCTTCCTTTCATGTGCTTGTCACTACTTAATTATATTATTCTTCTAAATTTCTTATCAATATCTACGCTTGTAAACTTTATTATTACAGGTCTACCATGTGGACAGTGAAAAGGATCATCAATATATCTTAAATCTTCAACAAGTTTCATCAGTTCATTCATTTCCAACTTATCATTCCCCTTAATAGCTGCCTTACAAGCTTTGCTGGCTATTGCATTATGTTTAACTTCACTAGTCTTTCCATTACCTAAATTTTTTAGATTATCAAGTATATCTAAAAACAAATTTTTAGGATTAAGCTTTCCTAGAAAATATGGAACTTCTTTTAATGATAATGAATTCCCCCCAAACTCTTGAAGTAAAAATCCTGCATCTTTAAATACCTCTTTATTATCCTCAAAATAAGAATAATCATCTATACTTAAATCAATTACACTTGGAATCATAAGAGGTTGAATTATAATATCTCCTGTTTCAATTTCCTTTAAATATCTTTCAAATAAAATCTTCTCATGAGCCGCATGCTGATCAATCATATACAATGTTCCGTCATGCTCCCCTAATACATAAGTCTTGTTATATTGACCAATTATAGTAATTGGTGGAAACTTAGCTATTGGTTTTGAAATATTATTTTCTTTGGAATCTTGTAAATTTATATTATGGGAATTATTAACAGAACTAGTAATAGCCTCATCGAATGAGGTTTTTACTATAACAGAACATTTGTTCGAACATGCAGTTTCATTCATATTCTCATTTGTAATTTCTGAATTTAAATTATTACTTAAACCTATTGAGTTTTTATTTTCTAAATTTATTGAAGTATCCCTTTCTGTTACTTTGAGATCTATAGGAATATCAATTATGCTCTTATTAAATTCATCATTATTATCACTTTTAATTATTGATGAATTATTATCATATTCTAAATTTGAAACATATGTAGTTGCTGTTTTATCTTGATTTGAGTAAACATTATGTGCTTTTAGATCTTTACCTTCTTCAATCATAGTCTTAACTACTGTATTTGCAAATTTAACTTTTTCCTCTTCTTCTTTTATTGCAAATGTTATTTCTTCAAAACTTGGAATTGTAGCACTCTTAATATTTTCTTCATCTTCTTTTATCGCAAAGGTTTCAAAAACCTCATTTTTTAAGGCCGTATGAACTGCTCCAAAAATCTTTTTAAAGATTATTCTCTCATCATTAAATTTTACTTCTGCTTTAGTTGGATGAATATTAACATCTACGTATTCTGGATATACTTCTATAAATAATATAAAGAAAGGAAACTTACTTACTGTTGAAAAAGATTTAAATGCTTGTTCAACAGCTACGCCTAGTGATCTATTTTTAATATATCTTTTATTTACAAAAATACTTTGATTATTTCTAGAGCCTCTAGCTATTTCTTCTTTTCCTATATAACCATAAACAGTTATAAGATCAGAAGCATCGTCATAATAAAGGATATTATCAGTTATAGACTTTCCATATATAGTTCTTATTACATCTTTAAGGTCTCCATTACCAAAAGTATGAAGAATTTTCTTATTGTTATTGTATAATTTAAAACTAACTTTTGGATTAGCTAAGGCAAGTCTAGTTATTATATCATTTATTAAAGAGCCTTCTTTAGATACAGACTTTAAGAATTTTTTTCTAGCAGGTACATTAAAAAACAAATCACGAACTTCTATTATTGTACCTTTATTTACTCCGCATTCTGTAACACAAGACTGTCTTCCACCTTCAATAGATATTTCGCAACCGAATTCTTGATTTTCTTGTTTAGATTTCAAATTAACCTTAGCTACAGATGCTATGGATGGAAGTGCTTCTCCTCTAAAACCTAAAGTATGTATATTGTAGATGTCTTCCGATTTATTAATCTTACTAGTAGCATGAGGAAGAAAAGCCTTATCTATGTCATCTTTATAAATTCCATCACCGTCATCAATAATTCTAATAAGTGATGTTCCACCTTCCTCTATTTCAATTACTATGTTTTTAGAATTGGCGTCTATAGAATTCTCAACTAATTCTTTAACTACTGAAGAGGGTCTTTCAACAACTTCTCCTGCTGCAATCTTATTAGCTGTATCTTCATTTAAAATATTAATTCTTTTCAATGTATGCCCTCCCTTCCTACTTTCATTTTATACATAACTTTATTTTATGTAAAGTTTAAAAATTTATAATTTTATCTTCATTCAAATGTATTATAACTAATCTAAATAAGAATAACAATTCAAACCATATATATTCTAACTCTTATTTATTCTGAAGAATATGCACATTTTAAAAAAGTGCCATTGCACAATTAAGAACTTATATACTGAAAAAGTGCTAGCTAAGACAGTGTCGCTTATTTAAAAGATAATTATTCAAAAAACTAATACAGAATAAATAATATTTTCTAATATTCTGGATAAGCTAATATAGAAATCAACTTATTCTTGAGGAGGATTTAATATGAATAATAACAGTTCTGATAATTCACACACAAAAAGTACATCTGATCCAACATCTCGAAATTATGCTAAAGAAGTTAAAAATAAAGCAAATGAAAAAAGTCCTAGTGGAGAAGATGAACCTTCATTCCGTACTAATTATAAATAGCTTATAACTTTAAATAGAATTAATGCCAAATAAATTAACCACTCATAAATGAGTGGTTAATTTATTTATTATATAATTTTAATTATACAATCATCTAAAATATACTATTTGATTTTTAAATTTTAAAAGCAATTTAAATTAATATAAAAGTCATCTACTATATCCATTATAATAAGAAATTAATATTAATCATTGTTGTTTAATAATAAATAAAATTGTCTTAATCCATATATTATTTTTTCAACTTCGTTAGCATCTGTATTTTTTATAATATTGTATATTAAATCAGAGCTAAAATGCTTATTCATATTACATATATCATTATTATTTCTAAACTCTTTAGAAATTGATAGATTTACGATCCTTCTATTATCTTTAGGTATTTCTCTAATTACAACACCTTGGTTTTCCAAACGGTCTATTATTCCGGAAACTGTACTTTTTGTTAATCCCATATAATCACTTAATTCATTAAGCGTTATTGATGGAGTTTTATACAATTGAAATATGACTGCAAGTTGCTGAGGAGTAAATCCATATTGTTTTGCAAGTTTTTTAAATTTACAACTAAGAGTCTTTTTTATATTTTTAAATATGTCAATAATTTCATCTGCCTGTTTTGTTACTAATTCATTATCACATCCTGATAAATCCGACTCTGGATTCAATATATTCACCTTCCTAACTTAATTTTAGATATTATTTTCTAGTTCTCATAAAGAAAGTTAAAATTATAGCTACAACTACTATAGCAACACTTACCATAACAGCATATTGCATTCCATCTAAAGTGGCTTGACCTTGTATCATTTTTGCCAATTGAGATACAGCAGAAACTTTAGCAGCACTTTGTGATTGACCGTCACGCATAAATGCTTTTGTCAGTGTACTTATAGTGTCCATAGCTGTTTTATTATAAACTGTTACCTGTTCTGCTAATTTTGCATAGCTTTCATTACTTCTTCCTGTCATAAGTGTAGACATTATAGTTACACTAAGTGCACTTGCTATTTGTCTTACAGTATTATTTAGAGCTGATGCCCCTCCAACTAGTTCTTTTGATACAGCATTCATTCCTGCTGTACTAATTGGCATCATAGCAAGTCCTAAACCAACTGATCTAATACAAGTAATCAAAACTATGTTTGATTGGCTTGAATCCATACTTATAGCATTTGCAAGTTGAAAAGAACCTATACCTAATATTAAAAGCCCAGGTATTACAAGTGGTTTTGCTCCAACTTTATCAAATAAATTACCACTTATCGGCATAAAAAGTCCGGTTACCAATGCAGACGGAAGCATAATCATTCCTGTCTGCATTGCTGTATAGCCTCTTACACTTTGTAAGAATAACGGTAAGATATAAGAACCACCCATTAGTGCCAATGTTAATACACTGCTTATAATTAAACTTATAGTAAAATCGAAAAGTTTAAGAATTCGTAAATCTAATAAAGGATTTGGATGAGTAAGTTCATTTACTATAAATAGTACAAGACTTAAGCAACCAAGAGTCATTAATATTGGATTTTTTATATCGCCCCAGTCAATTGAAGAACCTTCACCAAGAACATATAATATACTTACTATTGCAATTGTACAAGATAAAAAACCTATTACATCAAAAGACTCAAATGGCTTTCTTTCCTCGCCTTTTAATATTATACCAGCCATTACTACCCCTACTATACCAATAGGAACATTAATATAAAAAATAAGTCTCCAGTCCATACTTTGGATAATAAATCCACCCAGTGTTGGTCCTATGGTAGGTGCTGCCATAGCTGCTATTCCCCAATAACCTAAAGCTAACCCTATCTTTTCTCTAGGAAATACTTGATATATAATTGACATTCCTATGGGCATTATCATACCACCGCCAAGAGCTTGAATTACACGAAATGCGATCATAGTTCCACCACTCCATGCAAATCCACATAGGAATGAACCTATTGTAAATGTAGCTAATGAAAAGATATATATTCTCTTAGAACCAAAAATATTCTGAAGATATCCTGTTAACGGTATAATAGCTCCAAGGGTTAGTGTATAACATGTTAATATCCATTTTGCATCATCCACAGGCATACCAAAAACAGACATCATTTTAGGAAGAGCTATATTAACTATACTACTGTCTAGTACAGACATAAATGTTCCTATTATAACTACAAATAATGCTAACCACGCGGTTAATAATGAGGGAGTTTTATTCTCTTCCATTACCTATCACCTCATTCTTTAACATGAATCTTAATTACCGCATTAGTTCCTGGAAGTATTTTATTATCAAATTCATCAATTTCAATCTTTACAGGTATTCTTTGAACTACTTTTGTAAATGTACCACTAGTTGATGATGAGAACATTGATAAAGCAGAATTGGTTAATTCTCCTACTGATTTAATCTTTCCAGTAAATTTTTCAGAATCATATTGATCTATATTAATATCAACAGTTTGTCCAACTTTTATCTTTCCAATTTTTGTTTCTTCTATATTAGTAATTATGTATAGTTTATCAGGATCTATCAAAGTAAATAATGTTGAGCCTGCTGAATAAAGTTCCCCTACTGTACCTTGTTTTTTAACAACTATACCGTTGATAGGTGCTCTTACCAAAGACTGTTCTACACTTGAATCAGCAAGATTATTCATTTGCTGACAAGCTAATATTTGATTTTTTACAACTTTATCGCCTTCCTCTACATTCATCTCTAATAATTTTCCTGAAATTTGTGGAGTTACGCTAATAAAATCTGCAGCAACCTTGGCATCCTCAGTTGAAACATAATAAGTATTTTCATACCAATAATAAGATATTATTCCACCTAATGCCACTATAATTGCAATTACAATTCCAATAATTAATATTTTACGTTTTTCATTCATATTAAAATCACCTCTTTCCTTATTTCTTTAGTCCGACTTCTGCAAACATACCAGGTTTTAATTTTGCATCTGGATCTGACAAAGTTATCTTAACTAAAATACTACTACTTTGAGAATTTAATGTTGAATTTATAACTGTTATTTTTCCTTCAAATTCTTTATCTTCTACTTCAGATACTTTAATAACTACGTCTTGTCCTTCTTCAAGTTCATTTACAATATCTAATGGTGCATAAGCATTTACACATAAAGCATTAGGATTAGATATTGAAACAAGAGCTACACCTGGCGAAGCCATTTCACCTACATTAATCTTTTTAGCATTTACTACCCCTGAAATAGGTGCTGTAATAGTTCCGTTGCTTAAATCGGTCTGTGCAGTTTTTAAAGATGTTTCTGCAGTTTTTAAAGCTGCTTCCGCTTGTTCTACCTGAGCCTGGTAAACAGCAATGCTGGTTTCAGTTGCACCATTATTCAACATATTTAACTGTTCCTGTGCAGATTTCTGTTGTGATTCTGCTGCAACAAGCTGTTGATTTGCAGAGTCAAGTTCCTGCTGAGTTTTTGCATCAGCTTCTACTAAAGTTTTTGTACGTTCATAATTCTTTTTAGTAACTTCATAGCTTTCAGTCGCACTATCTAAAGCTGCTTGTGCCTGTGCTATTTGCTCAGGGCGTGTGCTGTTATTAGCATTAGCTAAACTTGCTTTTGCAGTATTTACTGCTGCCTGTGCCTGGTCAACCTGTGACTGTGCCTGGTTAACTTTTGACTGTAAATCCTGTGGATCTAATGTAATAATTGTATCTCCTTGATTTACATTTGAGCCAATATCAACTGATAGTCCAGTAACTTTTGCTGAAATCTTTGAAG
The DNA window shown above is from Clostridium beijerinckii and carries:
- a CDS encoding MarR family transcriptional regulator is translated as MNPESDLSGCDNELVTKQADEIIDIFKNIKKTLSCKFKKLAKQYGFTPQQLAVIFQLYKTPSITLNELSDYMGLTKSTVSGIIDRLENQGVVIREIPKDNRRIVNLSISKEFRNNNDICNMNKHFSSDLIYNIIKNTDANEVEKIIYGLRQFYLLLNNND
- a CDS encoding hemolysin D, whose translation is MNEKRKILIIGIVIAIIVALGGIISYYWYENTYYVSTEDAKVAADFISVTPQISGKLLEMNVEEGDKVVKNQILACQQMNNLADSSVEQSLVRAPINGIVVKKQGTVGELYSAGSTLFTLIDPDKLYIITNIEETKIGKIKVGQTVDINIDQYDSEKFTGKIKSVGELTNSALSMFSSSTSGTFTKVVQRIPVKIEIDEFDNKILPGTNAVIKIHVKE
- the hfq gene encoding RNA chaperone Hfq, producing the protein MVNKQQSNLQDIFLNNARKNKLQLTVHLLNGFQLKGIVKGFDNFTVILDCDNKQMLIYKHSISTITPIQPILFTDNEYESN
- the mutL gene encoding DNA mismatch repair endonuclease MutL — its product is MKRINILNEDTANKIAAGEVVERPSSVVKELVENSIDANSKNIVIEIEEGGTSLIRIIDDGDGIYKDDIDKAFLPHATSKINKSEDIYNIHTLGFRGEALPSIASVAKVNLKSKQENQEFGCEISIEGGRQSCVTECGVNKGTIIEVRDLFFNVPARKKFLKSVSKEGSLINDIITRLALANPKVSFKLYNNNKKILHTFGNGDLKDVIRTIYGKSITDNILYYDDASDLITVYGYIGKEEIARGSRNNQSIFVNKRYIKNRSLGVAVEQAFKSFSTVSKFPFFILFIEVYPEYVDVNIHPTKAEVKFNDERIIFKKIFGAVHTALKNEVFETFAIKEDEENIKSATIPSFEEITFAIKEEEEKVKFANTVVKTMIEEGKDLKAHNVYSNQDKTATTYVSNLEYDNNSSIIKSDNNDEFNKSIIDIPIDLKVTERDTSINLENKNSIGLSNNLNSEITNENMNETACSNKCSVIVKTSFDEAITSSVNNSHNINLQDSKENNISKPIAKFPPITIIGQYNKTYVLGEHDGTLYMIDQHAAHEKILFERYLKEIETGDIIIQPLMIPSVIDLSIDDYSYFEDNKEVFKDAGFLLQEFGGNSLSLKEVPYFLGKLNPKNLFLDILDNLKNLGNGKTSEVKHNAIASKACKAAIKGNDKLEMNELMKLVEDLRYIDDPFHCPHGRPVIIKFTSVDIDKKFRRII
- a CDS encoding repressor LexA; its protein translation is MLDVKDKQSEIYEFLKTYTEAKGYPPSVREICEAVSLRSTSTVHGHLKRLEKKGMIKRDPSKPRALEIAELSASKKEMINIPIIGKITAGLPILATENIEDTFPIPLDYIKHDKELFMLRVSGQSMINVGIRDNDLAIIENSQDAINGDIVVALIDDSATIKRFFKEKNHIRLQPENDTMDPIIVNDCKILGKLVGIFRSFK
- a CDS encoding MFS transporter; translated protein: MEENKTPSLLTAWLALFVVIIGTFMSVLDSSIVNIALPKMMSVFGMPVDDAKWILTCYTLTLGAIIPLTGYLQNIFGSKRIYIFSLATFTIGSFLCGFAWSGGTMIAFRVIQALGGGMIMPIGMSIIYQVFPREKIGLALGYWGIAAMAAPTIGPTLGGFIIQSMDWRLIFYINVPIGIVGVVMAGIILKGEERKPFESFDVIGFLSCTIAIVSILYVLGEGSSIDWGDIKNPILMTLGCLSLVLFIVNELTHPNPLLDLRILKLFDFTISLIISSVLTLALMGGSYILPLFLQSVRGYTAMQTGMIMLPSALVTGLFMPISGNLFDKVGAKPLVIPGLLILGIGSFQLANAISMDSSQSNIVLITCIRSVGLGLAMMPISTAGMNAVSKELVGGASALNNTVRQIASALSVTIMSTLMTGRSNESYAKLAEQVTVYNKTAMDTISTLTKAFMRDGQSQSAAKVSAVSQLAKMIQGQATLDGMQYAVMVSVAIVVVAIILTFFMRTRK
- a CDS encoding tRNA (adenosine(37)-N6)-dimethylallyltransferase MiaA, with the protein product MKQKLLVIGGPTAVGKTDLSIKLAKKLNGEIISADSMQIYKYMDIGSAKVTKDEMDGIKHYLINTITPDVLFSVADFKEYGDKALNEIVSKGKLPIISGGTGLYINSLTCNMTFTEAEKDENYRKYLESLALEKGNIYIHEMLKECDPISYEEIHPNNRKRVIRALEVFKLTNKPFSSYNAGEDFYSSNYDIYYYVLTMDREKLYERINKRVDIMMEKGLLDECIRLKEMGYTSDIQSMQGIGYKEILYHLEGKISLKEAINMIKQGSRNYAKRQLTWFRRDTRCVFLDKDKMSDDEILDKVINDIRNN
- a CDS encoding efflux transporter periplasmic adaptor subunit — translated: MKKTTLICLLLAMVLSGCSSTTGTSINNNLQTTESTSEITKNQYIMAGKIAANDEANISSKISAKVTGLSVDIGSNVNQGDTIITLDPQDLQSKVNQAQSQVDQAQAAVNTAKASLANANNSTRPEQIAQAQAALDSATESYEVTKKNYERTKTLVEADAKTQQELDSANQQLVAAESQQKSAQEQLNMLNNGATETSIAVYQAQVEQAEAALKTAETSLKTAQTDLSNGTITAPISGVVNAKKINVGEMASPGVALVSISNPNALCVNAYAPLDIVNELEEGQDVVIKVSEVEDKEFEGKITVINSTLNSQSSSILVKITLSDPDAKLKPGMFAEVGLKK